In one window of Cytophagaceae bacterium ABcell3 DNA:
- a CDS encoding DUF4271 domain-containing protein has product MNIKFFGFYVTLLLLTLNGLEVYANSGKGADNIVINRLDNKWSYLYNNEERPYFAGYTSSDHIFQEINFHRYKKYNLNLTASPDLSLYFNNKLFYKNVSGKWEEKTFSLNQFSEGSKGKLLISLYDPSGRFVKSSYIGHSATFSPSDNLLPIYPSRYHVPYQDLTLIVFLITVSCIVFLKNRYPKRFKDILSVKSILSITDNDENTLKADGITFWGLIVINTFAFYLVSLLLNARPEVREIYDMMNFHPDTFIGFLKATGFILVFLLARYLYLLITGSVFKTSSLVGNQFSEFIRLLSISNIAFVLLAVVFNVSNFFRFEFSYIYFFWGIFGVLLIIMLKSSLLIFKFSPFRNFYLISYLCISEILPLFVIIKILININIF; this is encoded by the coding sequence ATGAATATAAAGTTTTTTGGTTTTTATGTTACATTGCTTCTTCTGACCTTAAATGGCCTAGAAGTATACGCTAATTCAGGAAAAGGGGCGGATAATATTGTAATTAATCGGCTGGACAATAAGTGGAGTTACTTATATAATAATGAGGAACGCCCTTATTTTGCCGGATATACTTCAAGTGACCATATTTTTCAAGAAATAAACTTTCACAGATACAAGAAATATAACTTAAACTTAACCGCTTCGCCAGATCTATCTTTGTATTTTAACAATAAGCTTTTTTATAAGAATGTTTCGGGTAAATGGGAAGAGAAGACTTTTTCTTTGAATCAATTTTCGGAAGGTTCTAAAGGGAAGTTGTTGATTTCACTGTACGACCCCTCAGGACGTTTTGTTAAATCTTCCTACATTGGGCATTCGGCCACTTTTTCTCCTTCGGACAATCTTTTGCCAATTTATCCCTCTAGGTACCATGTCCCGTATCAGGACCTGACACTTATTGTATTTTTGATAACAGTTTCATGTATTGTTTTTTTGAAAAACAGATATCCTAAAAGGTTTAAGGATATTTTAAGTGTAAAAAGTATCTTATCGATAACAGATAATGATGAAAATACACTAAAGGCAGATGGTATTACTTTTTGGGGGTTAATTGTTATAAATACATTTGCATTTTATTTGGTCTCCCTTTTACTGAATGCCCGTCCAGAAGTCCGAGAGATCTATGATATGATGAATTTTCACCCAGATACATTTATAGGGTTTTTAAAAGCTACAGGGTTTATTTTGGTTTTTCTTTTGGCTCGGTATTTATATTTGTTGATTACCGGGAGTGTGTTTAAAACATCATCGTTAGTTGGGAACCAGTTTAGTGAGTTTATCAGGCTGTTGTCAATATCAAATATTGCATTTGTCCTTTTGGCTGTCGTATTTAATGTGTCTAATTTTTTTAGATTTGAATTTTCTTACATTTATTTTTTCTGGGGCATATTTGGCGTGTTACTTATAATTATGTTAAAATCAAGCCTTTTGATATTTAAGTTTTCTCCATTTAGAAATTTCTATTTAATTTCTTACCTTTGTATTTCAGAAATATTGCCTTTGTTCGTTATTATAAAGATTTTAATAAATATTAATATTTTTTAA
- a CDS encoding BamA/TamA family outer membrane protein: MIRWLLVIFISTIPLCFAQADEDGELFLNIQSTHKVNYQKVHSDSLSIVKEVNQILGQFYASAYLAASADSMVQKGDTVFVSIQSGPLYKWASLTQGNIPDHILLKSGYKEKLYREKAFSYKDFAKLQQRIIEQSENSGHPFACVKIDSITIEGEMIAGCINFEKGPSITFDSLHIEGEASIKKNFLAGYLQINEGQLYDQSKVDNITRLIRELPYLKQSRPPVVTFRGGKAQVGVFLEDRKVNQVDGIIGFLPNEAEDGKLLLTGEVNLDLKNLFNSGKNLFLEWRRFMQASQVLDVNYYHSRILHSGIDVEGSLNLFKQDSSFINIDRSLSLHHQLNTKGKVTFYSGYRTSRVLSGYPISDPDKLPEMVDYDFISYGGGYSWHNLDDIFYPHKGWRFSATATVGNKIIRKNVTWNEEIYDDVQLRSVQVMLRSFVHKHLPIGKKSVLWFRGEGGMIFNNEDNIFVNDLYRIGGLRSLRGFNENNFYASDYGLATIEYRFFTEETSYLLVFYDQGVVSNRYNEEFKVDAPRSFGVGVSFSSGPGVFNFVYSMGMSRSQPLNLSLAKIHFGFVSRF, from the coding sequence ATGATTAGGTGGCTCTTAGTTATTTTTATTTCTACTATACCTCTTTGCTTTGCTCAAGCAGATGAGGATGGAGAGCTATTTCTAAATATACAGTCCACTCACAAAGTTAATTATCAAAAAGTTCACTCTGACTCCCTTTCTATAGTTAAAGAAGTAAACCAGATCTTGGGTCAATTTTATGCATCAGCATATTTAGCAGCATCTGCCGATTCTATGGTTCAAAAGGGCGATACGGTATTTGTTTCCATACAGTCAGGGCCTCTATATAAATGGGCATCGCTTACCCAAGGGAATATCCCTGATCATATCCTTTTGAAGTCAGGCTATAAAGAAAAACTATATAGAGAGAAGGCATTTTCTTATAAAGATTTTGCCAAACTACAGCAGCGCATTATTGAGCAGTCCGAAAATTCAGGCCACCCTTTTGCCTGTGTTAAAATTGATAGCATTACTATAGAAGGCGAAATGATAGCTGGTTGTATAAATTTTGAAAAAGGACCCTCCATTACTTTTGATTCTTTACATATAGAAGGAGAGGCAAGTATAAAAAAAAATTTCTTAGCTGGTTATTTGCAAATCAACGAAGGGCAGCTTTATGACCAATCCAAAGTAGATAATATTACCCGTCTTATTCGTGAGTTGCCATATCTAAAGCAGTCGAGGCCACCTGTCGTGACTTTTCGTGGGGGAAAAGCCCAAGTAGGTGTTTTTTTAGAAGACCGAAAGGTTAATCAGGTAGATGGTATTATAGGTTTTTTGCCTAATGAGGCTGAAGATGGCAAACTTTTACTTACTGGAGAAGTAAACTTAGACCTGAAGAACCTCTTTAATAGTGGTAAAAATCTTTTTCTTGAATGGAGGAGGTTTATGCAAGCCTCCCAGGTTCTTGATGTAAATTATTACCATTCAAGGATTCTTCATTCAGGTATTGATGTAGAAGGTAGCCTTAACCTATTTAAGCAAGACAGCTCTTTCATTAATATTGACCGTAGCTTAAGTTTGCACCATCAGCTAAACACGAAGGGTAAGGTTACCTTTTACTCTGGGTATCGCACTTCGAGGGTTTTGTCTGGATATCCAATTTCGGATCCTGATAAACTGCCCGAGATGGTAGACTATGATTTTATCAGTTATGGTGGTGGTTATAGTTGGCACAACCTTGATGATATTTTCTACCCTCATAAAGGGTGGCGTTTTTCTGCTACTGCCACTGTAGGAAATAAAATTATAAGAAAGAATGTTACTTGGAATGAGGAAATATATGATGATGTACAGTTAAGATCTGTGCAAGTGATGTTACGGTCTTTTGTTCATAAACATCTTCCGATCGGGAAAAAAAGTGTTTTATGGTTTAGGGGCGAGGGAGGAATGATATTTAACAACGAAGACAATATCTTTGTGAACGACCTTTACCGTATAGGAGGGCTTAGGAGCTTAAGGGGCTTTAATGAAAATAATTTCTATGCTTCTGACTACGGGTTGGCTACTATAGAATACCGTTTTTTTACAGAAGAAACCTCATATTTGCTTGTGTTTTATGACCAAGGGGTGGTTTCAAACCGTTATAATGAAGAGTTTAAGGTTGATGCACCCCGAAGTTTTGGGGTAGGGGTAAGCTTTTCATCTGGCCCTGGAGTTTTTAACTTTGTATATTCCATGGGTATGTCGCGCAGTCAACCTCTAAATTTAAGTCTGGCAAAAATACATTTTGGATTTGTCAGTCGTTTTTAA
- a CDS encoding MraY family glycosyltransferase — MFAIPSIIYVAHVKKLLDKPNLRTIHESLTPRLGGLAIFAGFMSALTIFGEVVEGIQQLLAACLVIFFIGLKDDIITVSAFKKFFVQVLAAGIVMFIADIRITSFQGVLGIYELDHGTSYAFTFLVIIGLTNAVNLIDGLDGLAGTIISIISAMYGIYFLLFGGTDFVPYAYVSFCLLGGIAGFLRYNFYKAIIFMGDTGSLVCGFIIAVLSIQFIEMQAVHNAPAIAMAILFIPILDTLRVFVLRILSGVSPFSPDKNHIHHRLVDMGLTQMGTVGTLSALNIFSISLITYLSHLDGTVLISMLFLLALIVSVIIELFSGTAKFQMK, encoded by the coding sequence GTGTTTGCGATACCTTCCATAATATATGTAGCCCATGTAAAAAAGTTGCTGGACAAGCCTAACTTGAGGACTATTCACGAATCTTTGACCCCTAGGCTTGGGGGCTTGGCTATTTTTGCTGGTTTTATGTCTGCTTTGACTATTTTTGGCGAAGTTGTCGAGGGTATTCAGCAGTTATTGGCGGCTTGTTTGGTTATTTTTTTTATAGGGCTTAAAGACGATATAATTACTGTGTCTGCATTCAAGAAATTTTTTGTTCAGGTTTTGGCGGCAGGAATTGTTATGTTTATAGCAGATATTCGCATTACTAGCTTTCAAGGTGTTTTAGGCATATATGAATTGGATCATGGAACCAGTTACGCATTTACTTTTCTGGTTATTATAGGACTTACTAATGCTGTTAACCTAATTGATGGACTGGATGGCCTGGCAGGAACAATTATTTCTATTATTTCTGCTATGTATGGAATTTATTTTTTATTATTTGGCGGGACAGATTTTGTGCCTTATGCCTATGTTTCCTTTTGTTTATTAGGCGGAATAGCAGGTTTTTTGCGTTACAATTTTTATAAAGCAATTATTTTTATGGGCGATACCGGGTCTTTGGTTTGCGGTTTTATAATTGCAGTTTTGTCCATACAGTTTATTGAGATGCAAGCGGTACATAATGCACCTGCCATAGCTATGGCTATTTTATTTATTCCTATACTGGATACACTAAGGGTGTTTGTGTTACGTATACTATCTGGGGTGTCACCTTTTTCCCCAGATAAAAACCATATTCATCATCGTCTTGTTGATATGGGATTGACCCAGATGGGGACTGTGGGTACATTATCGGCATTGAATATATTTTCTATTAGCCTTATTACCTATTTGTCCCACCTTGATGGTACGGTTTTGATAAGCATGTTATTTCTGCTAGCACTGATCGTTTCTGTTATAATTGAATTGTTTTCTGGTACGGCTAAGTTTCAAATGAAATGA
- a CDS encoding type IX secretion system membrane protein PorP/SprF has product MKQTRYFVIFALFILFGGTANAQQDAQFSQYMFNSLYYNPGFAGVDGQTRFTGIHRTQWLNYEPTNFSGGAPQSTIISGSTLFPKQKIGVGGFMMYDRLGPITNINLSVSLSKHVKIGTGMLGLGVSGGFMNQRLHTGDYIVVNPEDEVYQQLVNSGGLSQFNPDLSAGIWYHHKKYYFGASFNHLIRPNIDFSLDGVNSRMSNHMYITGGYNFQVLPSLVVTPSALLQSDINTWTYLFGFNATFQEKIYAGLHVRQSIGERRGGASEGLGWSNDDIILMVGINLLKNAQGMDALRLGYAFDFVTSGVDAKKRTSHEIMLTYMIPNPFGQPNPPVRTPRYRHGD; this is encoded by the coding sequence ATGAAACAAACCAGATATTTCGTAATATTTGCCTTGTTTATACTGTTTGGCGGAACTGCTAACGCTCAGCAGGATGCGCAGTTTAGTCAATATATGTTTAACAGCCTATATTATAATCCTGGCTTTGCAGGTGTAGATGGGCAGACGAGGTTTACAGGTATTCATAGAACCCAGTGGTTAAACTATGAACCTACCAATTTTAGTGGTGGTGCACCACAGTCCACTATCATTAGTGGGTCTACCTTGTTTCCTAAACAAAAAATTGGGGTGGGTGGTTTCATGATGTATGATAGATTAGGGCCTATTACCAATATTAACCTTAGCGTGTCTCTTTCTAAGCATGTTAAAATTGGTACAGGTATGTTAGGCCTTGGAGTTAGTGGTGGTTTTATGAACCAGCGGCTTCATACCGGAGACTATATAGTTGTAAACCCTGAAGATGAGGTTTACCAACAGTTAGTCAATAGTGGGGGTTTGTCCCAGTTCAATCCGGATCTTTCTGCAGGTATTTGGTATCACCACAAAAAGTATTACTTTGGAGCTAGCTTTAACCACCTGATTAGGCCAAATATAGATTTTAGTCTTGACGGGGTCAACTCTAGAATGAGTAACCATATGTATATAACGGGTGGTTACAACTTCCAGGTGCTTCCAAGTTTAGTGGTAACTCCTTCAGCGCTCCTTCAAAGTGATATTAATACATGGACATATTTATTTGGTTTTAATGCTACATTTCAAGAAAAAATATATGCAGGATTGCATGTTCGTCAATCTATAGGAGAACGTCGGGGTGGGGCTAGTGAAGGATTAGGTTGGTCAAACGACGATATTATCTTAATGGTAGGGATTAATTTATTAAAGAACGCCCAAGGTATGGATGCATTAAGGCTTGGGTATGCGTTTGATTTTGTTACAAGCGGTGTTGACGCAAAAAAGCGGACTTCGCATGAAATTATGCTAACTTATATGATTCCCAATCCTTTTGGACAGCCTAATCCACCGGTGAGGACTCCTCGTTATAGACATGGTGACTAA
- a CDS encoding M1 family metallopeptidase, translating into MKCSVVLKILITLSGLLLSIPSSAQHQGISHYDTLRGKLHEYRNCLELSFYDLQLRINPAQKSISGKNAIHYKSTRNHSKIQIDLFSNFIIDSVISSYEIAKIERDSNFIFVRFKNPVPQGAQNIVTIHYSGKPQEANNPPWDGGFVWSKDSLGRTWAGVAVEGIGASLWWPNIDHISVKPDSMHMAFEVPDSLVCASNGRLEKKIPLNDGYTRYHWKVTYPINNYNVTMNLAHYASFDDHYLSQSGDTLDLQYYVLDYNLEKAKKHFKQVHDIIGGFENLYAPYPFIRDSYKLIETSYWGMEHQSGISYGNNYKTDYFDFDYIILHESAHEWWGNSITAADHGELWIHESFATYTEALYIEKKFGYHAALQYLAHQKKMIKNKEPMLGPLHVNFHHWEHPDMYYKGAWMLHSLRHYVNNDDLWFQTFKDITNDLAYTIVNTQDIINYFSKKTGKDLQPFFDRYLKFASPPNFIYKIKKRKNHSILTYHWDKKTPDFDMPLDLIIDGKEVLRIYPTTQKQKIKIETDGNISIKKDFYIKVKSYDL; encoded by the coding sequence ATGAAGTGCAGCGTTGTTCTAAAAATACTCATCACATTATCAGGTTTATTGCTATCGATACCAAGCTCTGCTCAACATCAAGGAATCAGTCATTACGATACCCTGAGAGGAAAACTTCATGAGTACAGAAATTGTTTAGAGCTTTCTTTCTACGACCTGCAGCTAAGGATTAACCCTGCACAAAAATCTATATCTGGAAAAAATGCTATTCATTATAAATCAACAAGAAATCACAGCAAGATTCAAATAGACCTATTCTCAAATTTTATTATAGACAGTGTGATTTCCTCCTATGAAATAGCCAAAATTGAAAGAGACAGCAATTTTATTTTTGTAAGATTTAAGAACCCTGTACCACAAGGTGCGCAAAACATTGTAACCATTCACTACAGCGGGAAGCCCCAAGAAGCTAACAATCCACCTTGGGACGGGGGATTTGTCTGGTCAAAAGACAGTTTAGGCAGAACATGGGCAGGTGTAGCTGTAGAAGGTATTGGCGCCAGCCTTTGGTGGCCTAACATAGACCATATATCCGTGAAGCCAGACAGCATGCATATGGCATTTGAGGTTCCCGACAGCCTCGTTTGTGCGTCGAACGGAAGACTGGAAAAGAAAATCCCGCTAAACGACGGCTATACCCGGTACCACTGGAAAGTTACTTATCCAATCAACAACTACAATGTTACCATGAACTTAGCTCATTATGCCAGCTTTGATGATCATTACCTCAGCCAATCTGGTGACACTTTAGACTTGCAATATTATGTCCTGGACTACAATCTAGAGAAAGCTAAAAAACATTTTAAACAAGTGCATGACATTATTGGAGGCTTTGAGAATTTATATGCGCCATACCCTTTCATACGCGATAGCTATAAACTTATAGAAACTTCTTACTGGGGAATGGAGCACCAAAGCGGTATTTCTTATGGCAACAACTATAAAACAGATTATTTTGACTTTGACTACATTATCCTCCATGAATCCGCACACGAATGGTGGGGCAACAGTATAACCGCTGCCGACCATGGAGAGTTGTGGATACATGAGTCTTTTGCTACTTATACAGAGGCACTGTATATAGAAAAAAAGTTTGGTTATCATGCCGCTTTACAATACCTCGCTCACCAAAAAAAGATGATCAAAAATAAAGAACCCATGCTGGGACCTTTACATGTAAACTTTCATCACTGGGAGCATCCGGACATGTACTATAAAGGAGCATGGATGCTACACTCTTTAAGACATTATGTCAATAATGATGACTTATGGTTTCAAACATTCAAAGACATTACCAATGACTTAGCTTACACTATTGTAAATACACAAGACATCATTAACTATTTTTCGAAGAAAACAGGAAAAGACCTACAACCCTTTTTTGACAGATACCTGAAGTTTGCTTCACCGCCAAACTTCATCTATAAAATAAAGAAAAGAAAAAACCATAGTATCCTAACGTATCACTGGGACAAGAAAACACCTGATTTTGATATGCCTCTAGATTTGATAATAGACGGCAAGGAGGTCCTACGTATTTACCCCACTACCCAAAAGCAAAAGATAAAAATTGAAACGGATGGCAACATTAGCATAAAAAAGGACTTCTATATAAAAGTAAAATCTTATGACCTATAA
- the hemW gene encoding radical SAM family heme chaperone HemW: protein MSGLYIHIPFCRQACHYCNFHFSTNLKVQEDMVRAICLEMEMRRNYLGTKIIKTIYFGGGTPSLLTDKQIDTIFNTINKYFSPSDDVEITLEANPDDLTKDKLSIIKNYFNRLSIGVQSFDQENLRFMNRLHTSTEAENCIKEAQQFGLNNISIDLIYGIPGSNLNNWQKDLNKAITFNVPHLSCYGFTIEQGTVFGNWLKKGKLKPVEDEEASEQFDSMIHQLELAGYEHYEISNFALPGMYSKHNTSYWQDVPYLGLGPGAHSYNNIARQYNVSNNHQYITAINQGRLPNEEELLSETDKINEYILTTLRTTWGMDMQVLIEKGYKESDLTNAIAEYKEQGYVELNEGKVKLTPKGKIIADKITLDLIIL, encoded by the coding sequence ATGTCAGGATTATACATCCATATTCCCTTTTGCAGACAGGCATGCCACTACTGCAACTTTCATTTTTCAACCAACCTCAAGGTTCAGGAAGACATGGTACGGGCCATCTGCTTGGAGATGGAAATGCGCAGAAACTACTTAGGTACAAAAATAATAAAAACTATTTACTTTGGGGGAGGAACACCTTCCTTACTAACAGACAAGCAAATAGACACTATATTTAACACTATAAATAAATACTTCTCCCCTTCCGATGATGTAGAAATTACCTTAGAAGCCAACCCAGACGACCTTACAAAAGACAAGCTATCAATTATTAAAAACTATTTTAACCGACTGAGTATAGGAGTCCAAAGTTTTGACCAAGAAAATCTGCGGTTTATGAACAGGCTCCATACCTCTACAGAGGCTGAAAACTGCATAAAAGAAGCGCAGCAATTCGGTCTTAATAATATAAGTATAGATTTGATATACGGAATACCCGGCTCTAATCTGAATAATTGGCAAAAAGACTTAAATAAAGCTATAACCTTTAATGTCCCACACCTTTCTTGTTATGGGTTTACCATAGAACAAGGTACCGTATTTGGGAATTGGCTCAAAAAAGGCAAGCTTAAACCTGTGGAAGACGAGGAAGCATCTGAACAATTCGACTCTATGATACATCAACTGGAATTGGCAGGTTATGAACATTACGAAATATCAAACTTTGCCTTACCTGGAATGTATTCAAAACATAATACAAGCTATTGGCAAGATGTCCCTTACCTTGGTTTAGGTCCAGGAGCTCACAGTTATAATAATATAGCTCGACAATACAATGTATCGAACAACCACCAATATATAACAGCTATCAATCAGGGGAGATTACCCAACGAAGAGGAACTTTTATCAGAAACTGATAAAATAAATGAATACATACTCACTACTTTAAGAACAACATGGGGTATGGACATGCAGGTGCTGATAGAAAAAGGGTATAAAGAGAGCGATTTGACGAATGCCATTGCTGAATATAAAGAACAAGGATATGTGGAATTAAATGAGGGCAAAGTAAAACTAACCCCAAAAGGGAAAATCATAGCAGACAAAATAACATTGGACTTGATAATTCTGTAA
- a CDS encoding fibronectin type III domain-containing protein, with product MKKVLLVCSIFLLSIMGARGQSINDEGTGFRSDFDVAGEDEPQPCWIGLEAWIEDDEEMGQVYEAERTEDNTVVITGMGNNPEYAPVWYGFNHECGEEQQYIDISENPTIIINAKGAEGTQLQVHVADADGHATNCDNCMDNGVVTLSESFQEFEISVAEFLCQYGGDCEDEDGGIVVDATNIGNVNLTINPGSVNDDDVWVEIDYIVVGDYEVEEPELPNAPENFSVEVLSETEVELDWDDVEGADEYLVHWNELGEEVEELTIDADEERPYVVSDLEAGTQYSFMVATYADGQLSPFTDPIIVTTDGEVDHPDALDTPQNFEVNVHPNNTITVSLDAVENATGYALDYAPEGSDNWNELQQFNNVTWTSPVLTEDPYNFQGHYDFRVRALYDHAEDDVHIESEPSETVTVLIGDEVEPGTPVVPANFQADAISDTEIQLNWDAVELADNYLIAWQETDSGNWDTLTVAGDVNDYLVSDLSPETSYDFSIASVVEGEVSDFSGIVSAQTETTTSAARARMKVDLALYPNPSGGTTRIDYDAVSGMDIQVRIATSMGEDVHSFAGGPTGASFDASILNAGIYLVYIMADGEVVGVERLVVE from the coding sequence ATGAAGAAAGTATTACTTGTATGCAGTATTTTTTTACTGTCAATTATGGGTGCACGCGGTCAATCGATTAATGATGAGGGCACAGGCTTTCGTTCAGATTTTGATGTAGCAGGTGAGGACGAACCTCAGCCTTGCTGGATTGGGCTAGAGGCATGGATTGAGGATGATGAAGAAATGGGACAGGTTTATGAAGCTGAAAGAACAGAGGATAACACAGTGGTTATTACTGGCATGGGTAACAACCCTGAATACGCACCTGTTTGGTATGGTTTTAATCATGAGTGTGGTGAAGAACAGCAATACATTGATATTAGTGAAAACCCTACGATTATCATTAACGCCAAGGGAGCAGAAGGAACACAACTTCAGGTACACGTAGCTGATGCGGACGGCCATGCTACCAATTGCGACAACTGTATGGATAATGGGGTTGTGACTTTGTCGGAATCTTTTCAAGAGTTCGAAATCAGTGTTGCTGAATTCCTTTGTCAATATGGTGGCGACTGTGAAGATGAAGATGGTGGTATAGTAGTAGACGCTACTAATATTGGAAATGTTAACCTTACTATAAACCCTGGTTCTGTCAACGATGACGATGTTTGGGTTGAGATTGACTATATTGTAGTTGGAGACTACGAAGTAGAAGAGCCTGAGCTTCCTAATGCTCCAGAAAACTTTTCTGTAGAGGTTCTTTCTGAAACAGAAGTCGAGCTAGATTGGGATGATGTAGAAGGTGCCGATGAGTATTTGGTGCACTGGAATGAACTAGGTGAGGAAGTTGAGGAATTGACGATAGATGCAGATGAGGAACGCCCTTATGTCGTTTCTGACCTTGAGGCTGGTACACAATATTCTTTTATGGTTGCTACTTATGCTGATGGTCAGTTATCTCCATTTACTGATCCTATTATTGTAACTACAGACGGCGAAGTTGATCATCCAGATGCTCTGGATACGCCTCAAAATTTTGAAGTAAACGTTCATCCAAATAATACAATAACCGTAAGTCTTGATGCAGTAGAAAATGCTACTGGATATGCACTGGACTATGCGCCTGAGGGATCTGATAACTGGAATGAGTTGCAACAGTTCAATAATGTTACTTGGACATCTCCGGTACTTACAGAAGACCCGTATAATTTTCAAGGTCATTACGATTTTCGTGTCAGGGCGTTATATGATCATGCCGAAGATGATGTGCATATTGAGTCTGAGCCATCTGAAACTGTAACTGTACTTATTGGTGACGAAGTGGAGCCTGGTACACCTGTAGTTCCTGCAAACTTCCAGGCTGATGCTATTTCTGATACCGAAATACAGTTAAACTGGGATGCTGTAGAGCTTGCAGACAATTACCTAATTGCTTGGCAGGAGACTGACAGTGGAAACTGGGATACACTGACTGTGGCAGGCGATGTAAATGACTACCTTGTCTCGGACCTTTCTCCTGAGACCTCTTATGATTTTAGCATTGCTTCTGTAGTGGAGGGCGAGGTCTCTGATTTCTCAGGTATTGTTTCAGCGCAGACAGAAACGACCACTTCGGCTGCGAGGGCTAGAATGAAGGTTGACCTTGCCTTGTACCCGAACCCTTCTGGAGGAACAACAAGAATTGATTATGACGCTGTTAGTGGCATGGACATTCAGGTAAGAATAGCTACCTCTATGGGAGAGGATGTACATTCTTTTGCTGGTGGCCCTACTGGTGCGTCTTTCGATGCATCTATTTTAAACGCAGGTATTTATCTAGTTTATATAATGGCAGACGGTGAAGTTGTTGGGGTCGAAAGACTTGTAGTTGAATAA
- a CDS encoding uroporphyrinogen-III synthase: MNVTQTQESRDRLTKVSSILVSQPKPSDNKSPYFALAEKYNLKIDFRPFIGVEPVSLKEFKKEKIDILSHTAVIFTSRNAVDNFFRICSEAKIEVPADMKYFCISEQTANYLQKYIVIRKRKIFVGHKTARDLEDVLKKHKNEKYLFPCSDIRKDDIPSFLKSNNIKFTEAVIYRTVASDLSDLRDVNYDIIAFFSPSGINSLFVNFPDFEQKNTRIAAFGPTTAKAVRDAGLILDIEAPLPNAPSMTGALEVYIKKANNIE; encoded by the coding sequence ATGAATGTGACTCAGACCCAGGAAAGTAGAGATCGTTTAACTAAAGTATCTAGTATCTTAGTTTCTCAACCGAAGCCATCAGACAACAAGTCTCCATATTTTGCATTGGCAGAGAAATATAATTTGAAGATCGACTTCAGGCCGTTTATAGGAGTGGAGCCTGTTAGTTTAAAAGAGTTTAAGAAAGAGAAAATTGATATCCTCTCCCATACTGCTGTAATATTTACTAGCAGGAATGCCGTGGACAATTTCTTCCGTATCTGTTCAGAAGCTAAGATTGAGGTGCCAGCTGATATGAAATACTTTTGTATTTCCGAACAAACAGCCAACTATTTGCAGAAGTACATAGTAATCAGGAAGCGTAAAATTTTTGTAGGCCATAAGACTGCCCGCGACCTGGAAGACGTGCTTAAGAAGCATAAAAATGAGAAATATCTGTTCCCTTGCTCAGATATTCGTAAAGATGATATCCCTTCTTTTCTTAAATCCAATAACATTAAGTTTACAGAAGCAGTTATATACCGGACTGTGGCCAGCGATTTGTCAGACTTAAGGGATGTTAACTATGACATCATTGCTTTTTTTAGTCCTTCAGGGATAAACTCATTGTTTGTTAACTTTCCTGATTTTGAGCAAAAGAATACTAGAATTGCTGCTTTTGGGCCAACAACCGCTAAAGCTGTGAGGGATGCAGGATTGATACTTGACATTGAGGCGCCTCTGCCAAATGCCCCTTCTATGACGGGTGCATTAGAGGTTTATATTAAAAAAGCTAACAATATTGAGTAG